The proteins below come from a single Rhizobium sp. BT04 genomic window:
- a CDS encoding glycerophosphodiester phosphodiesterase — MTNAAWIRDLPVAHRGYHDLNRLVWENTLSAFARAVEAGFAIECDLHYASDGVPVIFHDEDLQRLCNLNGDIRERTSRELGLIAVGGTSDKVPTLRQLLDLVQGKVPLVLELKGREADDEGFAEAVLEVLQEYRGKVALMSFDHWLLRDLKALGSPYPLGLTANGNTPEEFRTHADAMEIGLDFISYYYDELPNAFITAQREKGIPVITWTVRDEEARQRTFANADQMTFEGFDPRAV, encoded by the coding sequence ATGACCAATGCGGCCTGGATCAGGGACCTGCCGGTCGCCCACCGCGGCTATCACGACCTCAACCGCCTCGTCTGGGAAAATACGCTTTCGGCCTTCGCGCGCGCCGTCGAAGCCGGCTTTGCGATCGAGTGCGATCTGCATTACGCCTCCGACGGCGTACCGGTCATCTTTCACGACGAGGACCTGCAGCGCCTCTGCAATCTCAATGGCGACATCCGCGAGCGCACCTCCAGGGAACTCGGGCTGATCGCCGTCGGCGGCACGAGCGACAAGGTGCCGACGCTCCGCCAGCTCCTCGATCTCGTCCAGGGTAAGGTGCCGCTGGTGCTGGAACTCAAGGGTCGGGAGGCCGATGACGAAGGTTTTGCCGAAGCCGTGCTCGAGGTGCTTCAGGAGTATCGGGGCAAGGTGGCGCTGATGAGCTTCGACCATTGGCTGCTGCGCGACCTGAAAGCGCTTGGTTCCCCCTACCCGCTCGGGCTGACCGCCAACGGCAATACGCCGGAGGAGTTCAGGACGCATGCGGATGCGATGGAGATCGGTCTCGATTTCATCTCCTATTATTATGACGAGCTGCCGAACGCCTTCATCACAGCTCAACGCGAAAAGGGCATTCCCGTCATTACCTGGACGGTGCGCGACGAAGAGGCGCGCCAGCGGACCTTCGCCAACGCAGACCAGATGACCTTCGAAGGTTTCGACCCGCGTGCGGTTTGA
- a CDS encoding DUF3126 family protein, producing MKPEEIKKLDAYFKRMLNPQIVVKARPRKNDSAEVYLGEEFLGVVYIDDEDGDRSYNFSMAILDVDL from the coding sequence GTGAAGCCAGAAGAAATCAAGAAGCTCGACGCCTATTTCAAACGCATGTTGAACCCACAGATCGTCGTCAAGGCGCGTCCGCGCAAGAATGATTCTGCGGAAGTCTATCTCGGCGAAGAATTTCTGGGCGTCGTCTATATCGATGACGAGGACGGCGATCGCTCCTACAACTTTTCGATGGCGATCCTCGACGTCGATCTTTGA
- a CDS encoding MFS transporter, with the protein MQRHFLVLFVLALTQITGWGVVGVLPVIATPVAADFGASLPSVFLGTSVMFVAMGLAAPFAGRAFRRFGTRRVMAAGAGLIGLGLGLLALSPSLPVFWVAWALTGLAGAMFLTTAAYAYVAEYAEDRARSLIGTLMLVTGLAGSVFWPITAFLDHLIGWRGVFVCYAGVMVLIVCPLVRFGLPTTEAATAKTAQAGRGRWGPVFVLLVAAIALNSFVTFGVEAVGIKLLQSMGTDLAGAVAIASLLGVFKVGGRVIDLLGGRKWDGLSSAIVSGAMIPMGLVVIWIGGAGILSVGGYLFLFGVGSGAFAVARATMPLVFFEKADYAAAMATIALPMNLINALAPPGIAALMAAIGAQATFAVLGGLSMAAFAVLLQLNGMRVRPAPAE; encoded by the coding sequence ATGCAACGTCATTTCCTTGTCCTGTTTGTTCTCGCATTGACCCAGATTACCGGCTGGGGCGTAGTCGGCGTCCTGCCCGTGATTGCGACGCCGGTGGCGGCGGACTTCGGAGCCTCACTGCCGTCGGTCTTTCTGGGAACCTCGGTGATGTTTGTCGCCATGGGGCTCGCCGCGCCCTTTGCCGGCCGCGCATTTCGCCGGTTTGGTACGCGTCGGGTCATGGCGGCGGGAGCGGGCCTGATCGGGCTGGGTCTCGGCCTGCTCGCGCTCTCTCCCAGCCTGCCGGTTTTCTGGGTCGCCTGGGCGCTGACCGGGCTGGCAGGCGCGATGTTCCTGACGACCGCGGCCTATGCCTATGTCGCGGAATATGCGGAGGATCGGGCGCGCAGCTTGATTGGAACACTGATGCTGGTGACAGGTCTGGCAGGCAGCGTCTTCTGGCCCATAACCGCCTTTCTCGACCATCTGATCGGCTGGCGAGGGGTTTTCGTCTGTTATGCCGGCGTCATGGTTTTGATTGTCTGCCCGTTGGTTCGGTTCGGCCTGCCCACGACCGAGGCTGCGACCGCCAAGACCGCTCAGGCGGGACGCGGGCGGTGGGGACCTGTCTTCGTCCTGTTGGTCGCCGCCATCGCCTTGAACAGCTTTGTCACCTTCGGCGTCGAAGCTGTGGGAATCAAACTCTTGCAGTCGATGGGGACGGACCTTGCCGGCGCCGTCGCGATCGCCTCGCTCCTTGGGGTCTTCAAGGTCGGCGGGCGTGTGATCGACCTTCTGGGCGGGCGGAAATGGGACGGACTGTCCAGCGCAATTGTCTCGGGTGCGATGATCCCGATGGGACTGGTTGTGATCTGGATCGGCGGCGCCGGCATTCTGTCAGTGGGTGGGTACCTCTTCCTGTTCGGGGTCGGCAGCGGTGCCTTTGCCGTGGCCCGGGCGACGATGCCGCTCGTTTTCTTCGAGAAGGCCGATTATGCGGCGGCGATGGCAACCATCGCCCTGCCGATGAACCTGATCAACGCGCTCGCCCCGCCTGGCATAGCGGCGCTGATGGCCGCTATCGGGGCGCAGGCGACGTTCGCGGTTCTCGGCGGGCTGAGCATGGCGGCTTTCGCGGTTCTGCTGCAACTGAACGGCATGAGGGTGCGACCAGCGCCGGCCGAATGA
- a CDS encoding phasin family protein codes for MFNFDDANRKSKEAVDTALKTYSDTTRGFQAIAAEAADYSKKSFQDAVTHFETLASVKSFEAAFELQTNYVKAYFEGLVSETTKLGEMYADLAKSAYKPYEAPITTAVAKTPRQTQPATSAAA; via the coding sequence ATGTTCAACTTTGACGATGCAAACCGGAAGAGCAAGGAAGCCGTCGATACGGCGCTGAAAACCTATTCCGACACGACCAGGGGATTCCAGGCGATCGCCGCCGAAGCCGCTGACTATTCAAAGAAATCCTTTCAGGACGCGGTGACGCATTTCGAAACGCTGGCCAGCGTCAAGAGCTTCGAAGCCGCTTTCGAACTTCAGACCAACTACGTCAAGGCGTATTTCGAAGGCCTGGTTTCCGAGACGACGAAACTCGGCGAAATGTATGCCGATCTCGCCAAATCCGCTTACAAGCCCTATGAGGCGCCGATCACCACTGCCGTCGCCAAGACACCCCGGCAGACACAGCCGGCAACGTCTGCAGCCGCATGA
- a CDS encoding GNAT family N-acetyltransferase, whose translation MLRKATIDDAGKIGAVHVAAWKETYDDLLPRDMLDGLSVEVRSAMWAKILSDPSAFAETSVYAVEDTGSVVGFGACGRQRDSHLRELGFDGEISAIYMLRSQQRKGFGLALMHEMAMELRSREFEAAALWVLRDNKAAREFYRYLGGQVVAEKEEKRENAVLLEVAYGWHGLAPLIERP comes from the coding sequence ATGTTGCGTAAAGCCACGATAGACGACGCAGGCAAAATCGGCGCGGTTCATGTCGCCGCATGGAAGGAGACCTACGACGATCTCTTGCCCAGGGACATGCTCGATGGCCTGTCGGTAGAGGTCCGGTCTGCCATGTGGGCCAAAATACTGAGCGACCCATCTGCCTTTGCCGAAACTTCGGTTTACGCGGTCGAGGACACCGGCTCCGTCGTTGGTTTCGGTGCATGTGGCCGCCAGCGCGATTCTCACTTGAGGGAGCTAGGTTTTGATGGAGAAATAAGCGCGATCTATATGCTTCGATCACAGCAACGAAAGGGGTTCGGTCTAGCCTTGATGCATGAGATGGCGATGGAACTTCGGTCTCGTGAGTTTGAGGCTGCGGCCTTGTGGGTGTTGCGCGACAACAAAGCCGCTCGGGAATTCTACCGATACTTGGGTGGTCAGGTGGTGGCCGAGAAAGAGGAGAAGCGCGAAAACGCCGTCCTGCTTGAAGTCGCCTATGGCTGGCATGGACTCGCGCCCTTGATTGAACGTCCATAG
- a CDS encoding RidA family protein, which yields MSDEITSRLTEMGITLPEAAAPAANYVPYVISGNLLYISGQLPLEGGKVAVSGHLGKTVDVASGQRGAELCAINILAQAKAALGGDLGRIRRVIKLNGFVASAPDFVEQHLVINGASNLIAGVLGEAGKHARAAVGMAALPLNAAVEIDAIMEIAE from the coding sequence ATGTCCGATGAAATTACATCACGCCTGACTGAGATGGGGATAACCCTGCCCGAAGCAGCAGCACCTGCTGCAAATTACGTTCCCTACGTCATCAGCGGCAATCTTCTCTACATCTCCGGCCAACTGCCACTCGAAGGCGGCAAGGTCGCCGTATCCGGCCATCTCGGCAAGACCGTCGACGTCGCGAGCGGCCAGCGCGGCGCCGAACTCTGCGCCATCAACATCCTTGCCCAGGCGAAGGCAGCACTTGGCGGTGATCTCGGCCGCATCCGGCGCGTCATCAAGCTGAACGGCTTCGTCGCCTCGGCGCCCGACTTCGTCGAGCAGCATCTCGTCATCAACGGCGCTTCGAACCTGATTGCCGGCGTGCTCGGCGAGGCCGGCAAACATGCGCGTGCCGCCGTCGGCATGGCCGCCCTGCCGCTGAACGCCGCCGTCGAAATCGATGCTATCATGGAAATCGCAGAATGA
- the clpA gene encoding ATP-dependent Clp protease ATP-binding subunit ClpA, with amino-acid sequence MPTFSPSLEKALHQALTFANERHHEYATLEHLLLALIDDADAAAVMGACNVDLDALRKTLVEYVDNELSNLITGYDEDSKPTSGFQRVIQRAVIHVQSSGREEVTGANVLVAIFAERESHAAYFLQEQEMTRYDAVNYISHGIGKRPGASEARPPRGAEEEAESSKPTARGGEEEGGPKKQQDALKAYCVNLNEKAKGGKIDPLIGRHAEVSRTIQILCRRSKNNPLYVGDPGVGKTAIAEGLAKRIVEGKVPEALADATIFSLDMGTLLAGTRYRGDFEERLKQVVKELEEYPGAVLFIDEIHTVIGAGATSGGAMDASNLLKPALSSGAIRCIGSTTYKEYRQFFEKDRALVRRFQKIDVSEPSIDDAIEIMKGLKPYFEEYHHLRYSNDAIKSAVELSARYISDRKLPDKAIDVIDETGAAQMLLPPSKRRKLITEKEIEATVATMARIPPKTVSKDDEAVLANLEQELRSVVYGQDIAIEALSTSIKLARAGLREPNKPIGSYVFSGPTGVGKTEVAKQLASSLGVELLRFDMSEYMERHTVSRLLGAPPGYVGFDQGGLLTDGVDQHPHCVVLLDEIEKAHPDIYNILLQVMDHGTLTDHNGKKIDFRNVILIMTTNAGASEMAKAAIGFGSSKRTGEDEEALTRLFTPEFRNRLDAIIPFAALPTAVIHKVVQKFIMQLEAQLSERNVTFDLHEDAIAWLAEKGYDEKMGARPLARVIQDTIKKPLANEILFGKLKKGGVVNVTVGPKEDGKPGIVLEAIPDTAPIKPKPEAEVVHPETDDEGDGELKTKAAPKARAKTVPQAEPEVRDAPKKGSTVPKVPRKK; translated from the coding sequence GTGCCAACATTTTCGCCTAGTTTAGAGAAGGCGCTCCATCAGGCACTGACCTTTGCCAACGAGCGGCACCACGAATATGCGACGCTCGAGCATCTGCTGCTCGCCCTGATCGACGATGCCGATGCGGCCGCGGTCATGGGGGCCTGCAATGTCGATCTCGACGCGCTGCGCAAGACGCTTGTCGAATATGTCGACAATGAACTGTCCAATCTGATCACCGGTTATGACGAGGATTCGAAGCCGACCTCCGGTTTCCAGCGCGTCATCCAGCGTGCCGTCATCCACGTGCAATCCTCCGGCCGCGAAGAGGTGACCGGCGCCAATGTGCTCGTCGCGATCTTTGCCGAACGCGAAAGCCATGCCGCCTATTTCCTGCAGGAGCAGGAGATGACCCGCTACGACGCCGTCAACTACATCTCCCACGGCATCGGCAAGCGCCCGGGTGCTTCGGAAGCACGCCCGCCGCGCGGCGCCGAGGAGGAAGCCGAAAGCAGCAAGCCGACGGCGCGCGGCGGCGAGGAAGAGGGCGGTCCCAAAAAGCAGCAGGACGCCCTTAAGGCCTATTGCGTCAATCTCAACGAGAAGGCCAAGGGCGGCAAGATCGACCCATTGATCGGCCGTCACGCCGAGGTGAGCCGCACCATCCAGATCCTGTGCCGCCGTTCGAAGAACAATCCGCTCTATGTCGGTGATCCCGGCGTCGGCAAGACGGCGATTGCCGAAGGCCTTGCCAAGCGCATCGTCGAAGGCAAGGTTCCCGAAGCGCTCGCCGATGCGACGATCTTCTCGCTCGACATGGGCACACTCTTGGCCGGCACGCGTTACCGCGGCGATTTCGAAGAGCGCCTGAAGCAGGTCGTCAAGGAACTGGAAGAATATCCGGGTGCCGTGCTCTTCATCGACGAGATCCATACGGTGATCGGCGCCGGCGCCACCTCGGGCGGTGCGATGGATGCATCGAACCTGCTGAAGCCGGCCCTGTCGTCGGGCGCGATCCGTTGCATCGGATCGACCACCTACAAGGAATACCGCCAGTTCTTCGAGAAGGACCGGGCGCTGGTCCGCCGCTTCCAGAAGATCGACGTCAGCGAACCGTCGATCGATGATGCGATCGAGATCATGAAGGGCCTGAAGCCCTATTTCGAAGAGTATCACCATCTCAGGTATTCGAACGATGCGATCAAGTCGGCCGTCGAACTCTCGGCCCGCTACATTTCCGACCGCAAACTGCCGGACAAGGCGATCGACGTGATCGACGAAACGGGCGCGGCCCAGATGCTGCTGCCGCCGTCGAAGCGCCGCAAGCTGATCACCGAAAAGGAGATCGAGGCGACGGTCGCGACGATGGCGCGCATTCCGCCGAAGACCGTCTCCAAGGACGATGAAGCGGTGCTTGCCAATCTCGAGCAGGAACTGCGTTCGGTCGTCTACGGCCAGGATATCGCCATCGAAGCGCTTTCGACCTCGATCAAGCTGGCGCGCGCCGGCCTTCGCGAGCCGAACAAGCCAATTGGCTCCTATGTTTTCTCCGGTCCGACCGGCGTCGGCAAGACCGAGGTGGCAAAGCAGCTGGCCTCGTCGCTCGGCGTCGAACTCCTGCGCTTCGACATGTCCGAATACATGGAGCGGCACACGGTTTCGCGTCTGCTCGGTGCACCTCCCGGCTATGTCGGTTTCGATCAGGGTGGTCTTCTCACTGATGGCGTCGACCAGCACCCGCATTGCGTGGTGCTGCTCGACGAAATCGAGAAGGCGCATCCGGATATCTACAATATCCTGCTGCAGGTCATGGACCACGGCACGCTCACCGACCATAACGGCAAGAAGATCGATTTCCGCAACGTCATCCTGATCATGACGACCAATGCGGGCGCTTCGGAGATGGCCAAGGCGGCGATCGGCTTCGGCTCGTCCAAGCGCACCGGCGAGGACGAGGAGGCGCTGACCCGTCTGTTCACGCCGGAGTTCCGCAATCGTCTCGACGCGATCATCCCGTTTGCGGCGCTGCCGACGGCCGTCATCCACAAGGTCGTGCAGAAGTTCATCATGCAGTTGGAGGCGCAGCTTTCCGAAAGGAACGTCACCTTCGACCTGCATGAGGATGCGATCGCCTGGCTGGCGGAAAAGGGTTACGACGAGAAGATGGGCGCCCGCCCGCTTGCCCGCGTCATCCAGGACACCATCAAGAAGCCGCTGGCCAACGAAATCCTCTTCGGCAAGCTGAAGAAGGGCGGCGTCGTCAACGTTACTGTCGGTCCGAAGGAAGACGGCAAGCCCGGTATCGTGCTGGAAGCCATTCCGGATACGGCGCCGATCAAGCCGAAGCCGGAAGCTGAGGTCGTGCATCCCGAAACCGACGATGAGGGCGATGGCGAGCTGAAGACGAAGGCAGCGCCCAAGGCCCGCGCCAAGACCGTGCCGCAGGCCGAGCCTGAGGTCCGCGATGCCCCGAAGAAGGGAAGCACGGTTCCGAAGGTTCCGCGCAAGAAGTGA
- a CDS encoding GNAT family N-acetyltransferase: MTDELSIRVERSFTAISPESWSRLSGASKTGKTLAYNPFVSHAFLSSLEESGSAAAETGWLGHHLLLETDRGELIGALAGYLKNHSQGEYVFDHGWADAFERAGGRYYPKLQCSIPFTPATGPRLLVAEGLQRLPIQSAIAESLKEVVRRLGISSAHVTFVPDEEIGVFEMDGYLHRTDQQFHFINDGYADHEAFLETLASRKRKALRKERRAALENGISIDWLTGRDLTERIWDQFFRFYMDTGGRKWGRPYLTRKFYSLIGERMADDILLVMAKRDGRYIAGAINFIGGDTLYGRHWGCIEDHPFLHFEVCYHQAIDFALSKGLKRVEAGAQGEHKLARGYLPVTTHSAHYVAHAGLRRAIGDYLARERADVEHMSEVLTEHSPFRKGERQQED, encoded by the coding sequence ATGACTGACGAACTATCCATTCGCGTAGAACGCTCCTTCACCGCGATTTCCCCGGAGAGCTGGTCCAGGCTTTCCGGGGCGTCGAAGACTGGCAAGACGCTTGCCTACAATCCCTTCGTTTCGCACGCCTTTTTGTCGTCGCTGGAGGAATCCGGCTCGGCCGCCGCCGAGACCGGCTGGCTCGGCCACCACCTGCTGCTCGAGACCGACCGCGGCGAACTGATCGGCGCCCTGGCCGGCTATCTCAAGAACCACAGCCAGGGTGAATATGTCTTCGACCATGGCTGGGCCGATGCCTTCGAGCGGGCCGGCGGGCGTTATTATCCCAAACTTCAATGCTCCATTCCGTTCACGCCGGCGACAGGCCCGCGTCTTCTTGTCGCCGAGGGCTTGCAGCGGCTGCCGATCCAGAGCGCCATTGCCGAAAGCCTAAAGGAAGTCGTGCGCCGGCTCGGCATCTCCTCGGCCCATGTCACCTTCGTGCCGGACGAAGAGATCGGCGTCTTCGAGATGGACGGCTATCTGCACCGCACCGACCAGCAGTTTCATTTCATCAATGACGGCTATGCCGATCACGAGGCGTTTCTGGAAACGCTGGCCTCGCGCAAACGCAAGGCGCTGCGCAAGGAGCGCCGCGCCGCCCTCGAAAACGGCATCAGCATCGACTGGCTGACCGGCCGCGACCTGACGGAACGCATCTGGGATCAGTTCTTCAGGTTCTACATGGATACCGGCGGCCGCAAGTGGGGCCGGCCCTACCTCACCCGCAAGTTCTATTCGCTGATCGGTGAGCGCATGGCCGACGACATCCTGCTGGTCATGGCCAAACGCGACGGGCGTTATATCGCCGGCGCGATCAACTTCATCGGCGGCGATACGCTCTATGGCCGTCACTGGGGCTGTATCGAGGATCATCCCTTCCTGCATTTCGAGGTCTGCTATCACCAGGCGATCGACTTCGCTCTTTCGAAAGGGCTGAAACGGGTCGAGGCCGGCGCGCAGGGCGAACATAAGCTCGCCCGGGGCTACCTGCCGGTGACCACGCATTCCGCCCATTATGTCGCCCATGCCGGCCTTCGCCGGGCGATCGGCGATTATCTCGCCCGCGAGCGCGCCGATGTCGAACATATGAGCGAGGTGCTCACCGAGCACAGCCCTTTCCGCAAGGGCGAGCGCCAGCAGGAGGATTGA
- a CDS encoding cell envelope integrity EipB family protein produces MFRSGLVALLFASVSANAWAAAPAVSAAIATGLVAHRAVYDLELKDASDRSGIAGMYGRMVYEFDGNYCQGFTTNFRFVTQIDTGDSVRVSDQQTKTFENLKDGKFTFDTKSFTDEQLDKEVNGAAQDQPDGVKVDLKQPSSRELQLAESRFPTEHMLDVIQNAKDGKRFFEARVFDGSDDGDKSLVTTTIVGKQQTPVAEEADAGNAGAFSKTAFWPVTIAYFNENAKSDALPVYRMSFKLYENGITRDLTMDYGDFVLTGKLAKLELLDRSAEVCK; encoded by the coding sequence ATGTTCCGATCAGGTCTTGTCGCTCTGCTTTTCGCCAGCGTTTCCGCCAATGCATGGGCGGCTGCGCCCGCGGTAAGCGCTGCGATCGCGACCGGCCTCGTCGCACATCGCGCGGTCTACGATCTGGAACTGAAGGATGCGTCGGACCGCTCCGGCATCGCCGGCATGTACGGTCGCATGGTCTATGAGTTCGACGGCAACTATTGCCAGGGCTTCACCACCAATTTCCGCTTCGTGACGCAGATCGACACCGGCGACAGCGTCCGCGTCAGCGACCAGCAGACGAAGACTTTCGAGAATCTCAAGGACGGCAAGTTCACCTTCGACACCAAATCCTTCACCGACGAACAGCTCGACAAGGAGGTTAACGGTGCGGCTCAGGATCAGCCGGATGGCGTCAAGGTCGATCTCAAACAGCCGTCGAGCCGCGAATTGCAGCTGGCCGAAAGCCGCTTTCCCACGGAACATATGCTCGACGTGATCCAGAACGCCAAGGACGGCAAGCGCTTCTTCGAGGCGCGTGTCTTCGACGGCTCCGACGACGGCGACAAATCGCTGGTGACGACGACGATCGTCGGCAAGCAGCAGACGCCGGTTGCTGAGGAGGCCGATGCCGGCAATGCCGGCGCCTTCTCAAAAACGGCCTTCTGGCCGGTGACGATCGCCTATTTCAACGAGAATGCGAAATCGGATGCCTTGCCGGTCTACCGCATGTCCTTCAAGCTCTATGAGAACGGCATCACCCGCGACCTGACGATGGATTACGGCGATTTCGTCCTCACGGGCAAGCTCGCCAAGCTGGAACTGCTCGATCGCAGCGCTGAGGTTTGCAAATAG
- the cysE gene encoding serine O-acetyltransferase encodes MVAKTDIRAFETGHPVKVMDPIWDSLREEARLAAERDPVLAAFLYSTVINYHSLEECVIHRICERLDHPDMQANLLRQTFEEMLLDWPEWSSILRVDIQAIYDRDPACLRFMEAVLYFKGFHALQTHRLAHWLLNRGRRDFALYLQSRSSSVFQTDINPAARIGKGIFLDHATGLVVGETAVIGDNVSILHGVTLGGTGKEGADRHPKIGSGVMIGAGAKILGNIEIGYCSRVAAGSVVLKAVPPKKTVAGVPAKVVGEAGCSEPSRNMDQVIGADI; translated from the coding sequence ACTGACATCCGTGCTTTTGAGACAGGCCATCCGGTGAAGGTGATGGATCCCATCTGGGACAGCCTGCGCGAGGAAGCCCGGCTCGCTGCCGAACGGGACCCGGTTCTCGCCGCCTTCCTCTATTCGACGGTGATCAACTATCATTCGCTCGAGGAATGCGTCATCCACCGCATCTGCGAACGTCTCGATCATCCCGACATGCAGGCGAACCTGCTCCGCCAGACCTTCGAGGAAATGCTTCTCGACTGGCCGGAATGGAGCTCCATCCTGCGTGTCGATATCCAGGCAATCTACGACCGCGATCCCGCCTGCCTGCGCTTCATGGAGGCGGTGCTCTATTTCAAGGGTTTCCACGCGCTGCAGACGCATCGTCTGGCCCATTGGCTGCTGAATCGCGGCCGGCGTGATTTCGCGCTCTATCTGCAGAGCCGCTCCTCCAGCGTCTTCCAGACCGACATCAATCCCGCTGCCCGTATCGGCAAGGGCATCTTCCTCGATCACGCCACCGGCCTCGTCGTCGGCGAGACGGCCGTTATCGGCGACAACGTTTCGATCCTGCACGGCGTCACACTCGGCGGCACCGGCAAAGAGGGCGCCGACCGCCATCCGAAGATCGGCAGCGGCGTCATGATCGGCGCCGGCGCGAAGATCCTCGGCAATATCGAGATCGGCTACTGCTCGCGCGTCGCCGCCGGCTCCGTCGTCTTGAAGGCGGTGCCGCCCAAGAAGACGGTCGCAGGCGTGCCGGCCAAGGTCGTCGGCGAAGCCGGCTGTTCCGAGCCGTCGCGCAACATGGATCAGGTCATCGGCGCCGATATCTGA
- a CDS encoding HIT family protein: MTSPADYDDNNIFAKILRGEIPSHRIYEDAHTVAFMDVMPQAPGHVLVVPKAASRNILDADPATLAHAISVVQKIAVAVKDVFDADGVFIAQFNEPAAGQTVFHLHFHVIPRHEGAALKPHSGKMEDGAVLAANAEKIRAALA, from the coding sequence ATGACCAGCCCGGCCGACTATGACGACAACAACATCTTCGCCAAGATCCTGCGCGGCGAAATCCCGTCGCACCGGATCTATGAGGACGCGCATACAGTCGCCTTCATGGATGTGATGCCGCAGGCGCCGGGCCACGTGCTCGTCGTTCCCAAAGCGGCATCGCGCAATATCCTCGATGCCGATCCAGCCACCCTCGCCCATGCGATATCCGTCGTCCAGAAGATCGCTGTTGCGGTCAAGGACGTCTTCGACGCCGACGGCGTGTTCATCGCCCAATTCAACGAACCGGCGGCAGGACAGACGGTGTTCCATCTGCATTTCCACGTCATCCCGCGCCATGAGGGCGCAGCGCTCAAGCCGCATTCCGGCAAGATGGAAGATGGCGCCGTGCTTGCCGCCAATGCCGAAAAGATCAGGGCGGCACTGGCGTAA
- the clpS gene encoding ATP-dependent Clp protease adapter ClpS, translated as MIAKPIRMQNDSERNGENGNRTSVITRTKPKTKKPNLYRVLLLNDDYTPMEFVIHILERFFQKDRESATRIMLHVHNHGVGECGIFTYEVAETKVSQVMDFARQHQHPLQCVMEKK; from the coding sequence ATGATCGCAAAGCCGATCCGGATGCAGAACGATAGCGAAAGGAACGGGGAGAACGGAAATCGAACCTCGGTCATCACACGCACCAAGCCGAAGACCAAGAAGCCCAACCTCTACCGCGTGCTGCTTTTGAATGACGACTACACTCCCATGGAATTCGTCATCCATATTCTGGAGCGTTTTTTTCAAAAGGATCGTGAAAGTGCCACCCGCATTATGCTCCATGTCCATAACCACGGCGTCGGCGAATGCGGAATATTCACATACGAGGTAGCGGAAACGAAGGTCAGCCAGGTGATGGACTTCGCCCGGCAGCACCAGCATCCGCTGCAATGCGTCATGGAAAAGAAGTGA